The following is a genomic window from Staphylococcus capitis subsp. capitis.
TCTTTCTTCAGCTGTTAACTCAGTTACACCTTTAGGCGTCACTTTACCAACTAAAATGTCGCCATCCTTAACTTCAGCACCTACATAGACGATACCTCTATCATCTAGGTTTTTAAGTGCGCTTTCAGATACGTTAGGGATATCTCGAGTGATTTCTTCAGGTCCTAATTTAGTATCACGAGCTTCTGATTCATATTCCTCAATGTGAATAGAAGTGTAAACGTCATCTTTAACTAAACGTTCACTCATAATTACAGCATCCTCGTAGTTGTAACCGTCCCAAGTCATGAAACCAACAACTACATTTCGTCCTAATGCCATTTCACCTAATTCCATTGAAGGACCATCGGCAAGGATTTCATTATATTCAACCACGTCACCAACTGAAACAATTGGACGTTGGTTATAACAAGTACCTGTGTTAGAACGTTTGAATTTAGCTAATGGATAACGGTCTAATTCACCTTCGTGTTCAGTGCCATTTTCCTCAACTAAACGACGCACCAAAATTTCACTAGATTCAACGTGCTCAACACGACCTCTGTGTTTAGCAGTGATTGCAGCACCAGAGTCACGTGCAGCCACATGTTCCATACCAGTACCAACAAATGGTGCTTCAGTGTTCATCAATGGTACCGCTTGACGTTGCATGTTCGCACCCATTAATGCACGGTTAGAGTCATCGTTTTCTAAGAATGGAATACATGCTGTAGCTGCTGATACAACTTGTTTAGGTGATACGTCCATGTAATCCATTTTTTCTTTTGCCATAACTGTGTTATTACCACGGAAACGACAAACAACCTCGTCATCTAAGAAACGACCATTTTCGTCTAAACGTGAGTTGGCTTGGGCAACTACATAGCTATCTTCTTCATCAGCAGTTAAGTAATCGATTTGATCTGTGATAGAGTTCGTATCTAAATCAACTTTACGATACGGTGTCTCGATGAAACCAAATTCATTTACTCGCGCATAACTTGATAATGAGTTAATTAAACCAATATTTGGACCCTCTGGTGTTTCAATTGGACACATACGACCATAGTGTGAGTAATGAACGTCACGTACTTCCATTTGAGCACGTTCACGAGTTAAACCACCAGGTCCTAATGCTGATAGACGACGTTTGTGAGTCAACTCAGCTAATGGGTTAGCTTGGTCCATGAATTGTGATAATTGAGAACTGCCAAAGAATTCTTTAATTGATGCAATAACTGGACGAATATTGATTAATTGTTGTGGTGTAATTGAATCAGTGTCTTGGATTGACATTCTTTCACGCACGACACGTTCCATTCTTGATAAACCGATACGGAATTGGTTTTGTAATAATTCACCAACTGAGCGTAAACGACGATTACCTAAGTGGTCGATATCATCTGTATAACCAATGCCATTTAATAAGTTAAAGAAGTAACTCATTGAAGCTATGATATCAGCTGGAGTTATACATTTAACTTCTGAGTCTGGTAATGCATTACCGATAACAGTAGTTGTACGACCTTCCTCGTCATTAGGTACGTATACTTTGATTGATTGAATTTCAACTGGTTCGTCAATAACGCTACCTTCAAGTTCAAAGACTTCGCTATTAGCGTTTGTTTCTAGAACTTCCATAATTTCATCAATCTTACGACGATCTAGTACTGTGCCTTCTTCAGCTACAATTTCGCCTGTTTCACTGTTAACAATAGGCTCTGCTAATTTTTGATTGAATAAACGATGTTTTAAGTGTAATTTCTTATTAGCTTTATAACGACCTACGCTTGCTAAATCATAACGTTTAGGGTCAAAGAAACGTGAGTATAATAAGCTTTTAGCATTTTCTACTGTTGGTGGTTCGCCAGGACGTAAACGTTCATAAATTTCTAATAAAGCTTGTTCTGTGTTTTCAGTACCATCTTTTTCTAATGTATTACGTAAATATTCACTTTCTCCTAGTAAATCAATGATTTCTTGATCACTTGAAAAACCAAGTGCACGTAATAATACAGTTAATGGTAATTTACGAGTTCTATCGATACGAACGTACACTACATCTTTTGCGTCAGTTTCATATTCTAACCAAGCACCACGGTTAGGAATAATAGTTGCATCGTAGTTTTCACGTCCATTTTTATCAATCTTTTCATTGAAGTAAACGGATGGTGAACGTACCAATTGAGATACGATAACACGTTCAGCACCATTGATTACAAATGTACCAGTGTCTGTCATTAATGGGAAATCACCCATGAAGACTTCTTGTTCTTTAACTTCGCCTGTTTCTTTAATAATAAGACGTACTTTGACACGAAGAGGTGCAGCATAAGTAGCGTCACGATTTTTTGATTCTTCTAAATCGTATTTTGGTTCACCTAATCTATAATCTACAAATTCTAAAGATAGGTTACCTGTGAAATCTTCAATTGGAGAAATGTCTCTGAACATCTCTAATAAACCTTCTTTAAGGAACCAATCGTAAGATTTTGTTTGAATTTCTATTAAGTTTGGTAATTCTAATACTTCTGAAATTCTCGCGTAATTTCTACGTTTACGATGTCTTCCATATTGGACAACTTGACCTGCCAAACAGATTCACCCCTCAAAAATTGTGTGTTTTACTTATACATTGAAATAGGACACAATAAAGAATATAAAAGACAAAAAGAAAACGGCAACACTTATGATGACACCATTTTCGATTTATATTTATACTTAATTTATTTATCCTTTTACGTAAAAGTACACACTTATTGAACATAAATTTTTACATTTTATAACTATATCAGAATACGATTTTGAAATCAACCTTTTAAACTTTTCAAAATATAATATCCTTTACTCTTATTAACGACTTCTACATGGTTAAAGCATTCTTGCATTTTCTTCTTTGCAGATGGCATACCTTGTTTCTTTTGTATCACAACATAGAGTGCACCTTGATCTTTTAATTTGCCATAAGCCTCTTCAAAAATTCTATGCACTACATCTTTACCAGCTCTAATAGGTGGATTTGTCAGAATGTAATCAAATTGTTGATCACTTACACCTGACAAGCAGTCACTTTCTATTATTTCAGCATTTTCAATTTGATTTTTAGTTTTATTCATTTCAGTAAGAACCAATGCTCTATTATTTACATCTAACATATATAATTGATGATGTGGCGAAACTTTAGCAATAGTTAACCCGATAGGCCCATATCCACAACCAACATCGGCAATATATTTACTAGGTCCAGGCGGATGTTCCTTTAAAAATGTTTTAATTAACAAATCCGAACCATAGTCCACCCTATCTTTTGAGAACACACCGGTGTCAGTAGTGAACTCTAAATGCACCTTATCAAAATGATAACTTATTTTCTTTTGATTGCTTTTCACTTCAGGATTTACATCATAGTAGTGACTCATGTCCACACCTCAATTAAAATTTATTCGTATGCTTAAGCTAGTCAATATATAATACTAAATATACTTACAAGGTAATTAAAAACCCCGTTATCGCAATAACGGGGTTTTAATTTCTCAAAGAATTCAGGTTGTATTTGACTCGACAAAACTTATAAAGTTGGTCGAACAAATCTCTTCAACCTAACTATTTAATTAGAGAGTAGAAACTATTTTAATTCTACAGTAGCTCCAACTTCTTCTAATTGTTCTTTAAGTTTTTCTGCATCTTCTTTAGGCATAGCTTCTTTAATTACTTTAGGAGCTCCGTCTACTAATTCTTTAGCATCTTTTAATCCTAAGCCAGTTGCTTCTTTAACTGCTTTAACAACTTTGATTTTTGAAGATCCAGCTGAAGTTAATTCAACATCAAATTCAGTTTTTTCAGCTGCTGCGTCGCCGCCACCAGCTGCACCTGCTGCTGCTACTGGAGCTGCTGCAGTTACACCAAATTCTTCTTCAATTGCTTTTACTAAATCGTTTAATTCTAATACTGACATTTCTTTAATTGCTTCAATGATTTGTTCTTGATTAGCCATTTTAAAATTCCTCCGTTTAATTTAATTTTTTATGCGCGATTATTCAGCGCTTTCTTCTTTTTGTTCACCAACGGCTTTAACTGCATAAGCGAAGTTGCGTACTGGAGCTTGTAATACTGATAAAAGCATTGATACAAGACCATCGTGTGAAGGTAATGAACCAACAGTTTTAACTTCTTCAGCTGAGATTACGCTACCTTCCATAACGCCTGTTTTAACTTCTAAAGCTTCGTGTTCTTTAGCAAATCCTGCGATAACTTTCGCTGGAGCTACAACATCTTCAGTTGAAGTTGCGATAGCTGTAGGACCTGTTAAGAATTCATCTAAGCCTTCGATACCTGCTTGTTCAGCTGCACGACGAACCATAGTGTTTTTGTAAACTTTGTACTCAACACCTGCTTCACGTAATTGTGAACGTAATTCAGTAACTTCTGCTACTGTTAAACCACGGTAGTCAACGATAACTGTTGATACTGAATTTTTAAGTTGTTCAGCAATAGTATCTACTTGTTGTTTTTTTGCTTCAATGATAGCAGACATTCAGACACCTCCATTTATATTTTTTCGGTGCTTTTTTTAATAACAATAAAAAAAGCACTTTCTACCCACGGCAAAAAGTGCTTGAAAGATCATTAATCATCACGTTCAAGTCAATTTTAGCCTCGGTAGGATGAGTTTTAAGTTATAAATAACTCCTACTGTCTTAGGTAAAATAATCACAATTAATAATATAACTGCTTTATTGTAATAAGTCAACAAAAAATTTACAGACTGAAAGATTGCTTCCTTCAGTCTGTAATCATGTTGCATTATTTAAAATTTATAGTTTGAAAGATGAAGTATCAACTTTAACTCCAGGGCCCATTGTTGTAGTTACAGCAACAGATTTGAAGTAAGTACCTTTAGCAGAAGATGGTTTAGCTTTTGCTAAAACGTCTTGTAAAGCTTTAAAGTTTTCAACTAATTTTTCATCGTCGAATGAAACTTTACCGATTGAAGCATGTACGATACCTGCTTTTTCAGCACGGTATTCAACTTTACCAGCTTTGATTTCTTCTACAGCTTTTTTAACATCCATTGTTACTGTACCTGTTTTAGGGTTTGGCATTAAACCTTTAGGTCCTAATACACGACCTAATTTACCAACTTCGCCCATCATGTCTGGAGTAGCAACAACTACGTCGAAGTCAAACCAACCTTGTTGGATTTTTTGTACGTAGTCTGATTCTCCTACATAATCTGCACCTGCTTCTTCAGCTTCAGTGATTTTATCGCCTTTAGCGAAAACTAATACACGTTGAGATTTACCAGTACCGTTAGGTAAAACAACTGCACCACGGATTTGTTGGTCATTTTTACGTGTATCAATTCCTAAACGGAAAGCTACTTCAACAGACGCGTCAAAGTTAGCAATGCTAGTTTCTTTAGCTAATTTAATTGCTTCTTCAACACTATAGTGTTGAGTACGATCAACTTTGCTAGCTGCTTCTTGATACTTTTTACCTTTTTTAGCCATTTATTGTTCCTCCTTTAGTGGTTTTAGCGGAATTTCCTCCCACATTTACTTGCCTATCGCAAGTTAAGAGCAGATAACAGTGGAAAGAGAGTGGTCCAGAAATATAATTTATGTCCCGTCCTCTTACTCATAGACAATATCAATTGTTTACCTTCTCTGTTACCTGCTTTTATCGTCTAAATTAAGTTCATTTTTAAAATTAAATTCGTTAATACGCTTAATTATTCTACAGTGATACCCATGCTACGTGCAGTACCTTCGATAATACGCATAGCTGCTTCTTCGTCTGCAGCGTTTAAGTCTTGCATTTTAGTTTGAGCAATTTCGCGTACTTGATCTTTAGTTACTGATGCAACTTTTGTTTTATTAGGTTCACCTGAACCTTTTTCTACGCCAGCTGCTTTTTTAAGTAGTACTGGAGCCGGTGGAGTTTTAGTAATGAATGTAAATGAACGATCTTCATATACACTGATTTCTACCGGAATGATTAAACCTGCTTGTTCTTGCGTACGTGCGTTGAACTCTTTACAGAATCCCATGATGTTCACACCTGCTTGACCTAATGCTGGACCAACTGGTGGTGC
Proteins encoded in this region:
- the rpoB gene encoding DNA-directed RNA polymerase subunit beta; amino-acid sequence: MAGQVVQYGRHRKRRNYARISEVLELPNLIEIQTKSYDWFLKEGLLEMFRDISPIEDFTGNLSLEFVDYRLGEPKYDLEESKNRDATYAAPLRVKVRLIIKETGEVKEQEVFMGDFPLMTDTGTFVINGAERVIVSQLVRSPSVYFNEKIDKNGRENYDATIIPNRGAWLEYETDAKDVVYVRIDRTRKLPLTVLLRALGFSSDQEIIDLLGESEYLRNTLEKDGTENTEQALLEIYERLRPGEPPTVENAKSLLYSRFFDPKRYDLASVGRYKANKKLHLKHRLFNQKLAEPIVNSETGEIVAEEGTVLDRRKIDEIMEVLETNANSEVFELEGSVIDEPVEIQSIKVYVPNDEEGRTTTVIGNALPDSEVKCITPADIIASMSYFFNLLNGIGYTDDIDHLGNRRLRSVGELLQNQFRIGLSRMERVVRERMSIQDTDSITPQQLINIRPVIASIKEFFGSSQLSQFMDQANPLAELTHKRRLSALGPGGLTRERAQMEVRDVHYSHYGRMCPIETPEGPNIGLINSLSSYARVNEFGFIETPYRKVDLDTNSITDQIDYLTADEEDSYVVAQANSRLDENGRFLDDEVVCRFRGNNTVMAKEKMDYMDVSPKQVVSAATACIPFLENDDSNRALMGANMQRQAVPLMNTEAPFVGTGMEHVAARDSGAAITAKHRGRVEHVESSEILVRRLVEENGTEHEGELDRYPLAKFKRSNTGTCYNQRPIVSVGDVVEYNEILADGPSMELGEMALGRNVVVGFMTWDGYNYEDAVIMSERLVKDDVYTSIHIEEYESEARDTKLGPEEITRDIPNVSESALKNLDDRGIVYVGAEVKDGDILVGKVTPKGVTELTAEERLLHAIFGEKAREVRDTSLRVPHGAGGIVLDVKVFNREEGDDTLSPGVNQLVRVYIVQKRKIHVGDKMCGRHGNKGVISKIVPEEDMPYLPDGRPIDIMLNPLGVPSRMNIGQVLELHLGMAAKNLGIHVASPVFDGANDEDVWSTIEEAGMARDGKTVLYDGRTGEPFDNRISVGVMYMLKLAHMVDDKLHARSTGPYSLVTQQPLGGKAQFGGQRFGEMEVWALEAYGAAYTLQEILTYKSDDTVGRVKTYESIVKGENISRPSVPESFRVLMKELQSLGLDVKVMDEQNNEIEMADVDDEDATERKVDLQQKDAPESQKETTD
- a CDS encoding class I SAM-dependent methyltransferase; translated protein: MSHYYDVNPEVKSNQKKISYHFDKVHLEFTTDTGVFSKDRVDYGSDLLIKTFLKEHPPGPSKYIADVGCGYGPIGLTIAKVSPHHQLYMLDVNNRALVLTEMNKTKNQIENAEIIESDCLSGVSDQQFDYILTNPPIRAGKDVVHRIFEEAYGKLKDQGALYVVIQKKQGMPSAKKKMQECFNHVEVVNKSKGYYILKSLKG
- the rplL gene encoding 50S ribosomal protein L7/L12; the protein is MANQEQIIEAIKEMSVLELNDLVKAIEEEFGVTAAAPVAAAGAAGGGDAAAEKTEFDVELTSAGSSKIKVVKAVKEATGLGLKDAKELVDGAPKVIKEAMPKEDAEKLKEQLEEVGATVELK
- the rplJ gene encoding 50S ribosomal protein L10; translated protein: MSAIIEAKKQQVDTIAEQLKNSVSTVIVDYRGLTVAEVTELRSQLREAGVEYKVYKNTMVRRAAEQAGIEGLDEFLTGPTAIATSTEDVVAPAKVIAGFAKEHEALEVKTGVMEGSVISAEEVKTVGSLPSHDGLVSMLLSVLQAPVRNFAYAVKAVGEQKEESAE
- the rplA gene encoding 50S ribosomal protein L1, translating into MAKKGKKYQEAASKVDRTQHYSVEEAIKLAKETSIANFDASVEVAFRLGIDTRKNDQQIRGAVVLPNGTGKSQRVLVFAKGDKITEAEEAGADYVGESDYVQKIQQGWFDFDVVVATPDMMGEVGKLGRVLGPKGLMPNPKTGTVTMDVKKAVEEIKAGKVEYRAEKAGIVHASIGKVSFDDEKLVENFKALQDVLAKAKPSSAKGTYFKSVAVTTTMGPGVKVDTSSFKL
- the rplK gene encoding 50S ribosomal protein L11, producing the protein MAKKVEKVVKLQIPAGKANPAPPVGPALGQAGVNIMGFCKEFNARTQEQAGLIIPVEISVYEDRSFTFITKTPPAPVLLKKAAGVEKGSGEPNKTKVASVTKDQVREIAQTKMQDLNAADEEAAMRIIEGTARSMGITVE